The following are encoded in a window of Desulfovibrio sp. TomC genomic DNA:
- a CDS encoding DUF169 domain-containing protein: protein MTMQSVLDDTNTFLGHLGMKEEPFGVHYADTLPEKAVGPKVGVPISRDLEDQNKLDMQEVFKTFSCVMCNVWLARKRHSAAFISTEEYGCIGGAYYCSMMKPALAFIEHYVGTGIKGTPIHGERYMPSAESVRNFLAKVNPRQAPAKYCIFKPLSQFKNGQEPEFVIFFARPEVLTGLFTQTVFTTGDMDCVVSPFGAGCTNMLAWPLYYQQQGLEKAVLGGFDPSARKCMKPDELTFTVPLGLYRKMLAALPESMFNVDGEWKNIRKKIARSAKAWGEEE, encoded by the coding sequence ATGACCATGCAGTCCGTCCTTGATGACACCAATACGTTTCTGGGTCATCTCGGCATGAAGGAAGAGCCGTTCGGCGTGCATTATGCCGATACCTTGCCGGAGAAGGCTGTCGGGCCGAAGGTGGGTGTACCCATTTCACGCGACCTGGAGGACCAGAACAAGTTAGACATGCAGGAAGTTTTCAAGACGTTCTCCTGCGTCATGTGCAATGTCTGGCTGGCCAGAAAACGACATAGCGCCGCCTTTATTTCGACGGAAGAATACGGATGCATCGGGGGCGCGTACTACTGCTCCATGATGAAGCCGGCCCTTGCTTTCATTGAGCATTACGTGGGCACGGGCATCAAGGGTACGCCGATTCATGGCGAGAGGTATATGCCCAGCGCCGAGAGCGTGCGAAACTTCCTTGCCAAGGTCAATCCGCGCCAGGCCCCGGCGAAGTACTGCATCTTCAAACCGTTGTCCCAGTTCAAAAATGGGCAGGAGCCTGAGTTCGTCATCTTTTTTGCCCGACCCGAGGTTTTGACCGGCTTATTCACTCAAACGGTATTCACCACAGGCGACATGGACTGCGTGGTTTCTCCCTTTGGCGCGGGTTGCACCAACATGCTCGCCTGGCCTCTGTATTACCAGCAACAGGGGCTGGAAAAAGCCGTCCTCGGCGGGTTCGATCCTTCGGCCAGAAAGTGCATGAAGCCCGACGAACTGACCTTCACGGTGCCTTTGGGCCTTTACAGGAAAATGCTGGCCGCCTTGCCCGAGTCCATGTTCAATGTGGA